A portion of the Punica granatum isolate Tunisia-2019 chromosome 7, ASM765513v2, whole genome shotgun sequence genome contains these proteins:
- the LOC116212831 gene encoding UDP-glycosyltransferase 74F2-like, with protein sequence MEGSETHDQAHVLVVPYPVQGHINPMLQFSKRLVSKGVRATLAVTVYLSKSMHMEPTGPIEIDTISDGYDEGGSAAAESFEAQQMNLQVVGSRTLHSLIQRLDESGKPVHAVIYDGFLPWALDVAKECGKLGVVFFTQTCAVNNIYYHVKKGLVELPLKGPRVSFPGLPPLDPSETPSFIYILGSYPAIYNMVVDQFVNVEDADYVLFNTFYELEKEVADWMNSNLWPLKTIGPTVPSMYLDRRLEDDRDYTLNLFKPNNDACASWLGRKPPRSVIYVSFGSMAELPAQQMAELAAALSHNRHRYNFLWIIRESEMPKLPLEFIKSTSEDECGLILPWCSQLEVLRHDSIGGFLTHCGLNSVLEAICVGVPLVAVPQWTDQPTNAKYVEDVWGTGLRARPNKDGLVGREELGLCIEEVMEGEKGKVIRENVKKWKNLAIEAMDEGGSSDRNIDEFVAKLSSSCK encoded by the exons ATGGAGGGGAGCGAGACACACGACCAAGCTCATGTCCTTGTTGTGCCGTACCCAGTCCAAGGGCACATAAACCCTATGCTCCAGTTCTCGAAGCGTCTGGTCTCGAAAGGTGTTCGAGCGACGTTAGCTGTCACAGTTTACCTCTCCAAGTCCATGCACATGGAGCCAACTGGCCCGATAGAGATCGATACCATATCTGATGGCTATGATGAAGGTGGCTCGGCTGCGGCCGAGTCCTTCGAGGCCCAACAGATGAATCTTCAGGTGGTAGGCTCACGGACTCTGCATTCGCTGATCCAGAGATTAGACGAGTCAGGGAAGCCTGTGCATGCGGTCATCTACGATGGGTTCCTGCCCTGGGCCTTGGATGTGGCCAAGGAGTGTGGAAAGCTTGGAGTGGTGTTTTTCACACAAACTTGTGCTGTGAACAACATATACTACCATGTCAAGAAAGGGCTTGTTGAGCTCCCTCTCAAGGGCCCTAGAGTTTCATTTCCGGGGTTGCCTCCGCTCGATCCATCCGAGACACCTTCCTTCATCTATATTCTTGGATCATACCCGGCCATCTACAACATGGTCGTGGATCAGTTTGTGAATGTAGAAGATGCGGATTACGTGCTATTCAACACATTCTACGAGTTGGAGAAGGAG GTGGCTGATTGGATGAACTCTAACCTATGGCCGTTAAAGACAATAGGCCCGACGGTCCCGTCAATGTATTTAGACAGGCGGCTAGAAGATGACAGAGACTACACCCTCAACCTCTTCAAGCCCAACAACGACGCCTGCGCAAGCTGGCTCGGTCGCAAGCCACCACGCTCCGTCATCTATGTCTCCTTCGGCAGCATGGCCGAACTGCCAGCTCAGCAGATGGCCGAGCTGGCCGCCGCCCTCAGCCATAACCGCCACCGTTACAACTTCCTCTGGATCATCAGGGAGTCTGAGATGCCGAAGCTGCCCCTGGAGTTCATCAAGTCCACATCTGAGGACGAGTGCGGGCTAATCTTGCCATGGTGCTCCCAGCTAGAG GTGTTGCGACACGATTCTATCGGAGGCTTCCTCACACACTGTGGACTGAACTCCGTCCTCGAGGCCATTTGCGTCGGGGTACCGCTGGTGGCGGTTCCGCAGTGGACGGACCAGCCCACGAACGCCAAGTACGTAGAGGACGTGTGGGGGACTGGGCTGCGGGCTCGGCCCAATAAGGATGGGCTCGTCGGGAGAGAAGAGTTAGGGCTCTGCATTGAAGAGGTGATGGAGGGAGAGAAAGGGAAGGTGATTAGGGAGAACGTGAAGAAGTGGAAGAATTTGGCAATAGAGGCAATGGATGAAGGTGGGAGCTCTGATAGGAACATCGATGAATTTGTAGCTAAATTGTCGTCATCCTGTAAGTAG